The sequence CGCCTCAGTGTGGGCCACAATTTACGGCGGAGTTGGACATTAACGATTCTCGGCTTAGACACATTGTGCCGCAAATTGTGGCCGCAATCCAGAATCCCAGTCGGAGGCCAGCcttttcaattaaaaactGGAAATAAATTGCGACCGCATCGgcgtaaataaatattgacaTTTATGTTTAGCGGAGGCCCCTCCGAAGATTGCTTTGCCAATAATGTTGTGGCCCACAGAGGGAGAGAGATACATTCGTAGACTATAAAAAGCCTAATTAACACCTCTACCAACCCCTTCGATCGATCCTCTTCTTCGAGAGATCTTTAGTTAACTCACTGAAGGTGCATTAAAGAGGGTTTGCCACCAGATCGGTGGTTTGGCGGCTAATTTCTGGGTTAAATATGGGTGGGGAAAACGAAAAGAACAGCGTCATGGCCGGATGGTTGGCAATGAAAGCGAAATTTCAGAGACCGCCGAAAGAGGATTCCCAGACTGGgatgtacaaaaaaaatagtgGGGAAAAAAAACATGCGTCGCCCGGAGTCGACATTCTTTTTAACAAGTTGCCCGCAGAGACCAGAAAAGGGCCTAGAAGCCAGTCAAAGTCAAGTTAAATACGCCCGCCGTGCGTCGTCGTCTTTGGGGGATGGGGATCGGGATGGGGAGGGTATGGGGGACTGGTCTTTTTGGCATGTCCGCTGGGCTGTGGACTCTCTGGTTCCCTGGTTGCCTAGTTCTCTGGACTCCAAGAGACCAGACCCAGGGCCAAGAAATATCAGAAGATCAAAGGCATTTTAACAGCCAGCGTCCAACGCAAACAATCAACACGGCCCAAAGAGCCACAAGACAACCAGAGGACTtgggatgtggatgtggatgaggatgaggatgaggtTGGGTATCCGGATGAAGAGGAGGGTCAACGGCAACGGCAACGTGCCGGCTTAAGGCCCAAAACCTGTGCACTTAGTTGGAGGACACGTACAGGATAAATTAGCAAATATTTGTACTTTTCTTCGTTTTGTTCTGCCTTGCCTTGGcgattttatttcttatttaagcaaaaattgcatttaaattgtTTCGTGCCTGGCAAAAGGTCGGCAATGTAACCTTGACATTTTCAGCCGATCATCGATGGTCATTTCTTTGCCACGGCAGCAAATAGAGTCCGCCAATGAGGCCATCGATAATGTCTCAATTATGTCAATGCGACACCAGTGACCAGCGACTTGCCCTCCGTTTAGGTGCCATCTCTTAACAAATCGAAGCGTATCGACTTGATCTCATTGGTTGCATGTGCATAAACAAAACAGCCAGGCAGCACACCATAAACAAGGGggctaaaacaaaaaaaaataaaataaaagggagggaaaaatgttaagaaaCAATACATCAGGCATAGTACGGTGCGTAGTGGCTGTAGCTACTACAAATAAGTCGGCGTCTCCAGTTCAGTTCCCCCATTGTGTTGGCACTAGGCAATAAAGAGATTTAGTAGCTCGTACCTCTGGCTATCCAACATCCATCCAGCCTCCTGCTGCTCCAGCTCCTCCTGAATTCCTTTTCCTTTCCTTTTGGAGTATATGTCCTTCTGAGCGGTCAATGATTCGCATTCCCACTGGAAACTGCCACCGCCTGATTTGCATGCTTAACCTTTAAGCTCGTGCGGCATATTAATCTTATCAGAAACTTGTCAACAGTCAGCTAAAGTCAATCCGATCGAGCCGCTTCCCTGCTGACAAGATATATTCATTGTTCTCGGATATCTCTTGTAATGTCTCACTCGCCTGTTCGCAAATATATCAATATAGAATTGTATTGAAGGGTTTAAGAACTGGGAAATAAGGGGTTAGCATGAAGCGGgtctttaaataatattttcttttttacaaCTCACAACACCATGCGAAATCTTGTAAAAGTACATTTACCTTTTAGCATAGTTCTAAGAAATCCCATGCGACAAATAGTTTTACACACTCTTTTTGCAGGTATTTAACTATAAAGAGCTTATTGCCTATCTTAAGACCCATCTTTAAAACAATGTaaatatgtataatataaaaaagcGTTAGTATTTttgaaagaaagaaaaagGCACTTAAGGGAGCTCCAATATCTACAAGGATGTTTCATAAATGTGAGGAAtttagtttatattttttgttccCCTGTCATGCGATGATCTCCGGCTGAAATCTTAGAAGCCGACCTTCAGGCAAAGCCAAGCTCTACGAAAAATTCCCAAGAAAGATATACCGAAACCCCTGCGGATTCCTGGGACCTCGCTCTAATGATTTCCTGCTTAGGATACCGGGGCTCACCTCACCCATAAACCCAAATATGCTGCCGCTTCCCAAGAGCTGTCCCCCTTGCCAATGATTAATGCGCCGATCCTTGTCCCGGGAATTATGTATTTGGGTTAATGTTACACCGCCGCGGCAGCGCTGGCATtgctttaattttgttttaacaCAAAAATTGCCAAGTACCAGTATTTATTTGATGTGCGCAATGCAGCGATCGAAGTTGCAACTCGGACTGCAATTTCCTTCCGTCGTGGAGTTGCGCATCTTGATCGCCGGGTTCTCAGGCCGCGGCCAGAAAACTGGAATCCCAGAGAGCCAATGTGGCCGATACCGATGCCGAAGCCTGTGCTGTTGGCTATTTCAAAATCTAACTGTTAACTGCAAAAGTTGAACGTACTGGCAGCATGCAACATGCAACGGCTGCACCcacggcagcagcagcattaACGGCAGTACATTGAAAGAAAAAAGGGGGCCTTAAggaataaaatatttcttgaGTTCATCTGTTGTGTCTTTACTTATAAAAGATATTGATTAGCTAGGAAAACcgtcttaaaaatatattttaaaaggtgATAGGTTAGTCCACATTGAGTTCCAATaggtttttgaaaaaatgtcATACATCGAACtctaaacaattttttttgtacaaTATATTGTAACAATgtttatttcatatttaaaaatttttgtgaaaTAGGTGGCTCTAAAGTTTTGTTAGATACGAAAAACATTGTTTTTCATAATTTcatatataacatttttttttttaatttttattactatgaaaaaattgattttgaagaaattttgtttaaaaaattacaacaaaatgTATGAAAACCCTTTATTAATTGTTAAATTTTGGAATATTGACACACTTAACGAAATCTTGAGAGCAACCAAATACATGAGATgtgaaattttgttttaataatttcgAGTACACTTTTTTTCTCGCCGTGCATGCAACTGCAACAGAGCGGCCAGCGAAACGAGTTGAAAGCCGTTTTCCCTGTTTGCCAGCCAGCTCTTGAAAGTGGTTTGTTGTCTAACTGCGTTAGTTTCTGCTTTAAATTGTGCGCCCAAGCAGCTCCAGCGGGGTTTAATGGCTTAAACTGGAGACCTCGGCGTTTGGCCACCGACTTTTGATTCTGTTTCTGTGTAGTGTCTATTCTGTGGATTCTGTTCTATAGCGGGTTCTCAGGCGGCGCTGGATAAATGTCATAGCGGCGGATGCACCGGGCATATTTATCATTAATCAAATACCCATCCGAGACTTAAAGACTTTCGATATGCGGAAACTACTAGCTGTATTTTCTGTTTGCCCCACCATCACCTGGTGGCCGATCATTTCCGCCAACGAGTTCGTGTTCCTTTGTTTTCCTTTATTTTGACACTGGGCCAGCAACGGCAATTACTTCTGCCACCGAAAACCCACCTCCCTGCCGCCCTGATTTATGAGTTTTTAATGAGCGGCAACCTTACACGAATTGTTAACAAGTGGAGTTGCGTCGCATGGAGTCGGTAAAGTCGGTAAAGTCGGTGAAGTCAGGCCAATATCGCAAGTAATATCGCGAGCAATCGCACCTTGACATTCGAGTCGTGCGAAATGTCAGATGAAGATGCACCAATGATACGCTCAATGGGCGTTGGAATGCACAATACCCTATCTGTATGGGAGAAAATATGACAAGTTATGAACtgatataaaattataaatgcaCTTGAATTTAAAATGTCTAGGTTGATTTTACACTGCaacatttaatttgaaaatatttcggTCTTGGCAAAAAATATTAGATACTAAATTAAGCAATTTTTGAATTGaatgaaaaataatttatttttataattaaagtTCAAGAtccttaaataaaattttattgtaTACTGTgatattttaactgaattaaaaaaaaaccatagGTGATAATTAAAAcctacatttttaaattgtctATAAAGTTAATAAATTTACTAACATTTTTGAGAGGTTTGCTATGCacgaaattcaaaatttaGCCGTCATTCGCCTTTTAAGCTTTAACATTTTTACAACACTGCTATCGATACATTCTAAAGGTGAAGTCAAGTTAATCAAGTGTCAAAAAATATCATTTAACTGCTAGCCAACTGTCGGAGAGTCAAGGTTTTCAAagaaagaaaattaattttctactTGTATTAATTATCTGAACTAAAAATGGACCGCAAGAAAGTAATGGAGAAGCCCTACATTAAGCGTTCCATTTCAAAAACCGTTCGTGACCAGTACAAGTGCTTCTTGGAGAAGAACCCGGACAGTCCAAAAGGCTTTGAGCGTGGACTGGAGCCACTCAGGATAGTGGGGGTCACCGACTCGTCCGGGGAGCTGATGTATCTGATGTTATGGAAGGGCAGTGACTGTGTAGACGAGGTGCCCGCTGAGTTGGCCCACAATCGGTGTCCCCAGTTGGTCATCCGCTTCTACGAGGAACGCCTTGTGTGGGCCTCGAAAGAAAGGGGAAAATGAAAGACAAGTGAAGGATCTGGGTGCAGATGGATTTTCCGGGTATACGCTCATATCATACTCGACGTATCCAAGCTGGTTATAAGGCTGATCCTGTTCCAAAATCTAATAATTCTCCTCGTACTAAACAGATACAAAATCCATCATGTTCAACACAATAAATGGAAGTCCTGTTTGCTTCAAAATCATACAAACCTTAcctaactttaaaaataaattgtgtCTAAATATGTATCAATAAATACCTATCCCCCTTGTAATCAAGAGCATACAATCTTCTCCTTCGAATTCTTCACATTTTCTGGTTTCTGTTGTCGCCGGTGATTGATTATGCATTTTCATGCGAACTGGTTGCTGAAGCTGCAGTTTGGTTTGGTGGCATGCGGGCAGGTGAATAAGTGAGTTTGGTTCGGCCCAGCCCCAGCCCCGCCCCCCGCCTTCCGCCTCCTGCCCCACAGCTTGTTGTTGGAGACAGGCCGGCGGCATTGTCTGCCAGGCGCGAAATTATACATGTATGCCTACACTGAAAGAAATGCATTCCAAaccattttttataaaattaaaaatatataaagaatatAGTTTCTCATACCAAAACTGATATACTTTctcattatttttattaaattcatcTTTAAAACAATTTATCAGAATCCCAAGGT is a genomic window of Drosophila suzukii chromosome 2L, CBGP_Dsuzu_IsoJpt1.0, whole genome shotgun sequence containing:
- the HP6 gene encoding chromobox protein homolog 1 → MDRKKVMEKPYIKRSISKTVRDQYKCFLEKNPDSPKGFERGLEPLRIVGVTDSSGELMYLMLWKGSDCVDEVPAELAHNRCPQLVIRFYEERLVWASKERGK